The Cucumis melo cultivar AY chromosome 6, USDA_Cmelo_AY_1.0, whole genome shotgun sequence genome includes a region encoding these proteins:
- the LOC127149991 gene encoding uncharacterized protein LOC127149991, giving the protein MGGRRDTGFRRWTDSELQARRDKGLCYRCDKPFSKGHRCKNKELHLCVVADDLEDVEMVDSAYEGEMVEVSPVVELSLNSVVGLTAPGTFKLKGTVENQEIVIMVDCGATHNFISLKLVENLKLPMAETTNYGVIMGSGKAVQGRGMCKGITVGLPVISIVEDFLPLELGNIDMVLGMQWLQKQGAMTVDWKALTMTFVVRDTKVILKGDPSLTRTEISLKVLVKTWQPDDQGFLVNFSAMGIPKEDRELVVTDAVEDYQPEFAQLQQEFSDVFEMPDGLPPMRRIDHRIQLKEGTDPINVRPYRYPHAQKNEIERLVNDMLASGIIRPSTSPFSSPVIMVKKKDGGWRFCVDYRALNRATVPDKFPIPMIDELLDELSGASIFSKIDLKSGYHQIRVRDEDVSKTAFRTHEGHYEFLFMPFGLTNAPATFQALMNQVFRPYLRKFLTTFWCTAETWKHI; this is encoded by the coding sequence ATGGGCGGACGACGGGATACCGGTTTTCGGAGGTGGACGGATTCTGAACTGCAAGCACGACGTGACAAGGGGCTGTGTTATCGATGCGACAAACCATTTAGCAAAGGCCATCGCTGCAAAAACAAAGAACTTCACCTCTGTGTGGTCGCGGACGATCTAGAAGATGTTGAAATGGTGGATAGTGCGTACGAGGGAGAGATGGTGGAAGTCAGTCCGGTGGTAGAGTTGTCCTTGAACTCCGTTGTGGGGTTGACAGCACCGGGTACGTTCAAGCTAAAAGGAACGGTGGAGAACCAAGAAATAGTGATCATGGTGGATTGTGGGGCGACCCATAATTTCATCTCCCTGAAGCTGGTCGAGAATCTAAAATTACCTATGGCGGAAACAACGAACTACGGAGTTATTATGGGATCCGGGAAGGCAGTGCAAGGCCGCGGAATGTGTAAAGGTATCACCGTGGGTCTGCCGGTGATATCCATAGTAGAGGATTTCTTGCCGCTGGAACTGGGTAACATCGATATGGTGCTGGGGATGCAGTGGCTGCAGAAACAAGGAGCAATGACAGTGGATTGGAAAGCCCTCACCATGACCTTTGTTGTCAGAGATACTAAGGTAATCCTAAAAGGGGATCCTTCGCTGACCAGAACGGAGATATCCTTGAAAGTGTTAGTTAAAACGTGGCAACCGGATGATCAAGGATTTCTAGTTAACTTCAGTGCCATGGGCATTCCCAAGGAAGACCGGGAATTAGTAGTGACAGATGCTGTGGAAGACTATCAACCAGAATTTGCACAGCTACAGCAGGAATTCAGTGATGTATTTGAAATGCCCGACGGTCTGCCCCCGATGCGACGAATCGACCATAGGATCCAGTTGAAAGAAGGTACGGATCCCATTAACGTGAGACCATATCGCTACCCACACGCCCAGAAAAACGAGATTGAAAGATTGGTGAATGACATGCTGGCTTCAGGAATTATACGACCTAGCACCAGCCCGTTTTCCAGCCCGGTTATCATGGTAAAAAAGAAGGATGGGGGATGGCGGTTCTGCGTCGACTATCGCGCTTTAAACCGAGCAACGGTACCGGATAAGTTCCCTATTCCCATGATTGATGAGTTGTTGGATGAGTTAAGTGGAGCGagtattttctctaaaatagaCTTGAAATCCGGGTACCATCAAATCCGGGTACGGGATGAAGATGTAAGCAAGACAGCTTTCAGAACACACGAGGGTCATTACGAGTTCTTATTCATGCCCTTCGGCCTCACCAATGCGCCTGCAACATTCCAAGCATTGATGAATCAGGTTTTTCGACCTTATTTACGCAAGTTTTTGACGACATTCTGGTGTACAGCAGAGACGTGGAAACACATCTAG
- the LOC127143817 gene encoding DExH-box ATP-dependent RNA helicase DExH12-like, with protein MELAKLLERVPIPIKESLEEPSAKINVLLQAYISQLKLEGLSLTSDMVFITQSAGRLMRAIFEIVLKRGWAQLAEKALNLCKMVSKRMWSVQTPLRQFHGISNDILMKLEKKDLAWERYYDLSSQELGELIRAPKMGRTLHKFIHQFPKLDMAAHVQPITRTVLRVELTITPDFQWEDKVHEYVESFWVLVEDNDGEFIHHREHFLLKKQYIDEDHTLNFTVPICEPLPPQYFIRVVSDRWLGSQTILLVSFRHLILPEKFPPPTELLDLQPLPVTALRNPSYEALYQDFKHFNPVQTQVFTVLYNTDDNVLVAAPTGSGKTICAEFAILRNYQKGQDNVLRAVYIAPIEALAKERFRDWDKKFGKGLGIRVVELTGEMATDLKLLERGQIIISTPEKWDALSRAGSNENIGDWIGATSHGLFNFPPGVRPVPLEIHIQGVDIANFEARMQAMTKPTYTAIVQHAKNGKPAIVFVPTRKHVRLTAVDIMSYSSADNGEKLPFLLRSLEDIEPFVDKINDEMLKAILRHGVGYLHEGLSSLDQEVVTQLFEAGWIQVCVISSSMCWDVPLSAHLVVVMGTQYYDGRENARTDYPVTDLMQMMGHASRPLLDNSGKCVILCHAPHKEYYKKFLYEAFPVESHLHHFLHDNINAEIVAGIIENKQDVVDYITWTLMYRRLTQNPNYYNLQGVSHRHLSDHLSELVENTLSDLEASKCIGIEDDMDLSPSNLGMIASYYYISYTTIERFSSSLTAKTKMKGLLEILASTSEYALLPIRPGEEELIRRLINHQRFSFENPKCTDPHVEANALLQAHFSRQSVGGNLALDQREVVISASRLLQAMVDVISSNGWLSLALLAMEVSQMVTQSLWERDSMLLQLPHFTKELAKRCQENPGKNIETIFDLVEMEDDERRELLQMSDSQLLDIARFCNRFPNIDMAYEVLDGENVAAGENITLQVTLERDLDGRTEVGPVDALRYPKAKEEGWWLVVGDTKSNQLLAIKRVSLQRKAKVKLDFTAPAGTGKKSYTLYFMCDSYLGCDQEYSFTVDVKDAAAFDEED; from the exons ATGGAATTAGCAAAGCTGCTGGAACGTGTTCCAATTCCTATCAAGGAAAGCTTGGAGGAACCCAGTGCCAAGATCAATGTTTTGCTGCAAGCATATATATCTCAGTTAAAGCTGGAAGGGCTGTCACTGACATCTGACATGGTGTTCATAACTCAG AGTGCTGGACGGCTTATGCGGGCTATTTTTGAGATTGTTCTGAAACGAGGATGGGCACAACTTGCCGAGAAGGCCTTGAACTTGTGCAAGATGGTGAGTAAAAGGATGTGGAGTGTCCAGACACCTCTCCGGCAATTCCATGGTATCTCCAATGATATTCTTATGAAGCTTGAGAAGAAGGATTTGGCTTGGGAACGGTATTATGATCTCTCATCGCAGGAGCTAGGTGAGCTTATACGTGCCCCCAAAATGGGTAGAACTCTACATAAGTTCATCCATCAATTCCCTAAATTGGATATGGCGGCACATGTTCAGCCAATTACACGTACAGTTCTGAGAGTTGAGCTTACAATAACACCAGACTTCCAGTGGGAGGACAAGGTTCATGAATATGTAGAGTCGTTTTGGGTACTTGTGGAGGATAATGATGGTGAATTTATACATCATCGTGAGCATTTCTTGTTGAAGAAGCAGTACATTGATGAGGATCACACTTTGAATTTCACGGTGCCAATATGTGAACCACTACCCCCACAGTATTTCATACGTGTTGTGTCAGATAGATGGCTAGGGTCACAAACTATTTTGCTGGTCTCTTTTAGGCACCTCATTCTGCCAGAAAAGTTCCCCCCACCAACGGAGCTGTTAGACTTGCAACCTCTTCCTGTGACTGCATTAAGAAATCCATCTTATGAAGCTCTTTATCAAGATTTCAAGCATTTTAATCCTGTTCAGACTCAAGTCTTTACCGTGCTGTATAACACAGACGACAATGTTCTAGTTGCTGCACCAACTGGAAGTGGAAAAACCATATGTGCGGAGTTTGCCATACTAAGGAATTATCAGAAAGGACAGGACAACGTATTACGTGCTGTGTACATTGCCCCTATTGAAGCTCTTGCCAAAGAGCGATTCAGGGACTGGGATAAGAAGTTTGGAAAGGGACTCGGAATCCGTGTTGTTGAGTTAACAGGGGAGATGGCTACAGATTTGAAGCTTCTCGAGAGAGGTCAAATAATCATTAGTACCCCTGAAAAATGGGATGCTTTATCTCGCGCTGGAAGCAACGAAA ATATTGGGGATTGGATAGGGGCTACATCTCATGGTCTCTTCAATTTCCCGCCTGGCGTTCGCCCCGTTCCTTTGGAGATTCATATTCAGGGGGTGGATATAGCTAATTTTGAAGCCAGAATGCAGGCAATGACGAAACCAACATACACTGCTATCGTTCAGCATGCAAAGAATGGAAAACCTGCTATTGTCTTTGTTCCCACGAGAAAGCATGTCAGACTGACAGCGGTGGATATAATGTCGTACTCAAGTGCAGATAATGGAGAGAAACTGCCATTTTTGTTGAGATCTCTTGAAGACATCGAGCCCTTTGTTGACAAGATCAATGATGAGATGCTGAAAGCCATTTTACGTCATGGAGTTGGCTATTTGCACGAGGGATTGTCTAGCTTGGATCAAGAAGTTGTGACGCAACTGTTTGAAGCAGGGTGGATTCAAGTTTGTGTTATAAGCAGCTCGATGTGTTGGGATGTTCCATTGTCAGCCCATTTGGTAGTAGTAATGGGAACACAGTATTATGATGGAAGAGAAAATGCTCGCACCGATTATCCTGTTACTGATTTGATGCAGATGATGGGCCATGCTAGTCGACCACTACTTGATAATTCTGGGAAATGTGTCATTCTCTGCCATGCACCCCATAAAGAATACTACAAGAAGTTCTTATATGAAGCTTTCCCTGTTGAAAGCCACCTACACCATTTTCTCCATGATAATATAAATGCAGAAATTGTTGCTGGAATTATTGAGAACAAGCAAGATGTTGTTGATTATATTACGTGGACTCTTATGTACAGAAGGCTTACTCAGAATCCCAATTATTATAATCTTCAAGGTGTCAGTCATAGACATCTTTCTGACCACCTTTCTGAGCTTGTTGAGAATACGTTGAGTGACTTAGAAGCTAGCAAGTGCATCGGCATTGAGGATGACATGGACTTGTCTCCATCTAATCTTGGTATGATAGCATCGTATTATTACATCAGTTACACTACTATTGAGCGTTTCAGTTCTTCTTTAACTGCTAAAACCAAGATGAAGGGTCTTTTGGAGATTCTGGCTTCAACTTCTGAGTATGCATTGCTTCCAATACGACCGGGTGAAGAAGAGTTGATTCGTAGATTGATTAATCATCAGCGATTTTCATTCGAAAATCCAAAATGCACAGACCCACATGTCGAAGCAAATGCTTTGCTGCAGGCTCATTTCTCAAGGCAATCTGTTGGTGGTAACTTGGCATTGGATCAACGAGAGGTAGTCATTTCAGCCAGTAGGTTGCTGCAGGCAATGGTGGATGTCATTTCAAGCAATGGTTGGCTGAGCCTTGCCCTTCTCGCAATGGAAGTAAGTCAAATGGTAACCCAAAGCTTGTGGGAGCGGGATTCCATGCTTCTCCAGCTACCACATTTCACAAAGGAGCTAGCCAAGAGATGTCAAGAGAACCCTGGAAAGAACATAGAGACAATATTTGACCTGGTggaaatggaggacgatgaaaGGCGTGAACTACTTCAGATGTCTGATTCGCAGTTGCTGGATATTGCACGCTTTTGCAATCGGTTCCCAAATATTGATATGGCATATGAGGTACTAGATGGTGAGAATGTTGCAGCAGGAGAGAACATAACACTGCAGGTTACACTTGAGCGTGATCTTGACGGGAGGACCGAGGTTGGGCCTGTGGATGCTTTAAGGTATCCCAAAGCCAAAGAAGAAGGCTGGTGGCTTGTTGTTGGCGATACAAAGAGTAACCAGCTACTAGCGATTAAAAGAGTTTCTCTTCAAAGGAAGGCAAAGGTCAAGCTTGATTTCACTGCACCTGCAGGTACTGGAAAGAAGTCGTACACCCTTTATTTCATGTGTGATTCGTACTTGGGCTGCGACCAGGAATATAGTTTCACAGTGGATGTTAAAGATGCAGCTGCATTTGATGAAGAAGACTAG
- the LOC103503142 gene encoding DExH-box ATP-dependent RNA helicase DExH12-like, protein MLRNPTLYGLAANAPTRDITLEERRADLIHSAATILDKNNLVKYDRKSGYFQVTDLGRIASYYYITHGTISTYNEHLKPMMGDIELCRLFSLSEEFK, encoded by the exons ATGCTAAGGAATCCCACCCTCTATGGACTAGCAGCTAATGCTCCTACAAGGGATATAACATTGGAAGAGAGGAGAGCTGATTTG ATTCATTCAGCTGCTACAATTTTAGATAAAAATAATCTAGTGAAGTATGACCGGAAAAGTGGGTATTTCCAAGTTACAGACTTGGGTCGCATTGCTAGCTACTACTATATAACACATGGAACAATATCCACTTACAATGAGCATTTGAAGCCAATGATGGGGGATATTGAACTATGTCGTTTGTTCTCATTGAGTGAAGAATTTAAATAA
- the LOC127149992 gene encoding DExH-box ATP-dependent RNA helicase DExH12-like, which produces MEFEFDHELYYSRLLYTQIQMDYGVKVRELSGDQTLTRRQIDETQIIVTTPEKWDIITRKSGDRTYTQLVKLLIIDEIHLLHDNRGPVLESIVVRTMRQIETTKEHIRLVGLSATLPNYEHVALFLRVDPKKGLFHFDNSYRPVALYQQYIGITVKKPLQRFQLMNDLCYEKVMSFAGKHQVLIFVHSRKETSKTARAIRDAALANDTLSRFLKEESASREILHTHTDLVKSNDLKDL; this is translated from the exons ATGGAGTTCGAGTTTGATCATGAACTATACTACAGCAGATTGCTCTACACACAAATCCAGATG GACTATGGTGTCAAAGTACGGGAACTTAGTGGAGATCAGACATTGACTCGTCGACAGATTGATGAGACTCAAATTATTGTGACAACACCAGAGAAGTGGGATATCATTACTAGGAAGTCAGGTGACCGCACATATACACAACTTGTAAAGCTTTTGATTATTGATGAgattcatcttcttcatgatAACAGAGGTCCCGTGCTTGAAAGCATAGTTGTCAGAACTATGAGGCAAATTGAGACCACTAAGGAGCATATCCGCCTGGTGGGATTATCAGCCACACTCCCTAATTATGAACATGTAGCATTATTTTTGCGAGTTGATCCAAAAAAAGGTCTGTTCCATTTTGACAATAGCTATAGACCAGTCGCACTCTATCAACAGTACATTGGAATAACGGTGAAGAAGCCATTGCAGAGGTTCCAATTGATGAACGATCTCTGTTATGAAAAGGTAATGTCGTTTGCAGGAAAGCATCAGGTTCTTATCTTTGTCCATTCAAGGAAAGAAACATCCAAAACAGCTCGTGCTATACGAGATGCTGCTCTTGCCAATGATACACTTAGCAGATTCTTAAAGGAGGAAAGTGCTAGCCGTGAGATTCTTCACACTCATACTGATTTAGTTAAAAGTAATGATCTCAAAGACCTTTAA